TATCAATTTTGTCCGACCTCTGCCAAAAGAAAATAACGCTTTTAGAGTAGCTCATAACCTAGATGGTAAATTTGTGGTGCTATACTCTGGCAACATTGCCCTCACTCAAGGTTTAGAAACTGTTGTAACAGCCGCTTCTTTGTTACGCCATATTCCAGAAATAACCTTTGTGATTGTAGGGGAAGCAAAAGGTTTGCAGCGGTTACAAATGGCTTGCACCGAATCCGGTGCTGATAATGTTTTGCTACTACCTTTTCAACCTCGCGAAAGTTTACCAGAATTGTTGGCAGCGGCTGATGTGGGTTTAGTGGTGCAAAAGAAAAATGTTATATCTTTTAACATGCCATCGAAAATCCAAATATTGCTCGGCAGTGGTCGGGCAGTGGTAGGATCAGTGCCCAGTAATGGCACAGCAGCTAGAGCTATTAAACAAAGTGCTGGTGGAGTGGTTGTTCCTCCAGAAAAACCTGAAGCTTTAGCAAAGGCGATTTTAGATTTGTACAACAACCCAGAAAAAGTAAAAACCTTAGGGTGTAATAGTCGCAAGTTTGCAGTTGAGCAGTATGCTTTTGAACAAGCATTAACTCGCTACGAGTCTTTGTTCTACTCAGTGCTCGCTGAAGATTCAACAATTGAGCCACTTGTCAATTCCTTTGCCCAAAAACGTCTCCTCCTCAGACCAAAGGAATCTAGATAGTAAAACTTCGTTAGAATAAAGTTATCTATTCATCACTCAAGTCGATGACTGCAACAAGCCTCCATTGTCAACAGGATTGCCTTTATGCGCGAAAAAGTCTTAACCTGGTTAACACAGAATGTTCCAACTCCCAGAGTGAACCACATTCTCAGAGTTGAGCAAATGGCAATGGATCTCGCAGTTCATTACAAAGTGGATCGAGAAAAAGCTGCACACGCCGGGTTAATGCACGATTTAGCAAAATGTTTTAAACCACAAAAACTTTTGCAAATGGCACACGAAGAGGGATTGGAAGTAGACGAAGTGATGGCAGCAAATCCCCATTTGTTGCATGCAGACGTAAGCGCGATCGTCGCAAGAGAGACATTCGGCGTAGACGATGAAGAAGTGTTACAAGCTATTGCCAATCACACTTTAGGTAGACCAGGCATGAGTCAGCTGTGCTCTATCGTGTTTTTAGCTGATAGCATAGAGCCAGGACGAGGCGATACCCCACAATTGCAATCATTAAGGCAACTTAGCCGTCAAAATATTCATCAGGCTGTGGCTTTGACCTGTGACTTTACTCTCAAATTATTGCTTGAGAGTTCTTGTTTGATCCATCCGCGAGTCATCCTCACACGTAACTGGTTCCTACAAAAATGGAAAGCCAAACAGCCGATTGTACAAAAAACCGTATAGATGCCTGTTTTTTTTGTTAGTATTCAAAAAAACCAATTCTCACAGTTGCAATTTAATTGTAGTTCACGAGTCATTGTAAAAAATTGTTAAAAAAAAAGAGAGCAGCTGAGGTTTAATGTCTGATTATTTCCCAAGCAATTTCCCAAGACAATCGATCGCAGTGACAAACAATCTAGTAGGAAGCCCACAGGTTGACACCAACGATGTGAGTGGAAAGATCGCATTGAAGGTCGCCGAAGCGGCATCAGACCGCAAAGCAGGTGATATATTACTGCTAAAGGTAGCAGATGTCTGTTACCTGGCAGATTACTTTGTGCTGGTGACGGGCTATTCGAGAGTACAGGTGAGAGCGATCGCCGAGGCAATTGAAGAAAAAGTCAAACAAGAATTGCAAAGGCGTCCCTTACGAGTAGAAGGAAAATCTGAGGCTTCCTGGGTGGCGCAAGACTATGGGGAAGTCATTGTTCATATCATGTTGCCAAAAGAACGGGAGTTTTATAATCTAGAAGCGTTTTGGGGACATGCAGAACGTATCGAGTTTTCAACTTCCGTAGATGGTGAGGGTAAACCAACATGATGAAATCTTCGGTCTCAAATTGCCCAGTTCCCTCTGAACAGCAACCACTTAATGAGTACGAAGAGTTAAAATCCTCCTGGCTGTTTCGCGACTGTACCTTAAATTTGCGCGAGTATATCACAAAAATAGCGTGGATTTGGGGAATATCGTGGTTGGTGGCATTCCCAGTCGCAGCAGCAAGCTTTGCCCCACATAAGCAGAGTGCACAGTTTATTATCAGCAGTATAGCAGGATCAAGTGTGGGAGTCGTGCTAGTAGTAGCACGGCTATATTTGGGCTGGTCTTATATCCGCGATCGCCTGATGAGTCCAATCATCTTTTACGAAGAGTCGGGATGGTATGACGGTCAAAATTGGATGAAACCACAGGAAGTGCTGACACGCGATCGCCTGATTGTTTCATACTCTATAAAACCAATTATAACTCGGTTAAAAATGACCTTTGCTGGCTTGGCTGTATTGTTCGTTGCTGGTACGATAGTTTGGCACCTAGTGTAATCGTCATCAGTCATCAGTCATGAGTCATTTGTTATTTACAAAAGACTAAAGACAAAAGACTAAAGACAAAGGACAAAATTATGGTAAATTTCTACCCATGACAATGGGAAAACGAACACAAGCCGCCGCATTAGAAGTCAGGTTATTGCGTGAAGGCATTATAGAATCAAAGCATATCGTCCAAGCCGTCGTCTGTGATGATCGAGGACGAGTGCTATCGGTTGCTGGAAACGCTGAAACTGCAACATTTGTTCGTTCGGCGCTCAAACCATTTCAGGCGATCGCAGTAACCAGCACAGGCACTTTAGAACGCTATAACCTAAGCGATAAAGACCTAGCGATTATGACAAGTTCCCATAGAGGAACAATAGAGCAAGTCAGACAGGCATTTAATATACTTTGGCGAGCTGATGTCGATCCTTCAGCACTCCAATGTCCAATCCCAGAAGGTAAGTACAGTCGTTTGGAATACAATTGTTCTGGCAAACACGCAGGCATGCTCGCCGTTTGTCAACAATGCAATTGGTCCTTAAATAACTACTTGCAGCGAAAACACCCAGTGCAGCAGTTAATTCTCACCAAAGTATCAGAATTGCTGCGAATGCCAGCAGAGGAATTCATCAATGCTCATGATGACTGTGGCGCGCCTACATATTTGATGCAACTCGGTCAAATGGCGTCATTGTATGCTCAGCTTGCTTCTCGTAGCAGTTTGGACATAGAGCGTATTGTCCGTGCCATGACGCATCACTCCGTGATGGTGGCAGGAGAGGGAGAATTAGATACAGAACTGATGCGTTTAGCCCTTGGAGATGTCGTCAGTAAAGCTGGTGCTGAAGGAGTACAGTGCATTGCCAGATTGGGTGAGGGCATGGGATTGGCAATTAAAGTGATGGACGGAGCAAAGCGAGCAAAGTATGCCGTTGCCATTCACCTACTCAAGCAGTTGGGCTGGATTACTCCCAGCGTTGCCGAAGCCCTGTCAGAAAAATTCATGAACCTCGGTAAATACAAGCGTTTAGAAGTTATTGGAGAATTATCGATTTTATAGTTGCCAAATTTCTGACTATAGTGTTATAGTTAGGAAGACGAAGAGACGACGCGGGATAGAGCAGCCTGGTAGCTCGTCGGGCTCATAACCCGAAGGTCAGTGGTTCAAATCCACTTCCCGCCACCAAATAAAAGATAAAGCAAATCCCTACAATTGTAAAAAGTTGTAGGGATTTGTTATTGAAAAGTCAGATGCAACTTAAACTTGTCACGAATGGGATGTACTCGTCTTGGTAGAAATGTAATGTGAGGGCATTGTTATTTTTTCAGATAACTCAGATAACAATGCTTTATTTCTAAATTTGAATGTATGTTTTCAATTTACAATTACTAGAAAGACGAAACAGGTCATGGGCAGCAATCAACCACCAGCGAACAATCAGCCACAGGTTATCCTTATTACTGGGAATATGGCTGCCGGAAAATCTAGCGTTGCCCAGGCAGTTGCCGAGCAGTTGCCGAAAAGCGTGCATCTTCGTGGTGATATCTTCCGTCGCATGATCGTGAATGGGCAAGCGGAGATGACGCTTGAACTGTCAGCACAGGGGTATCAGCAACTCCGTCTGCGATACCGCCTCGCGGCGATGGCGGCAGAACTTTACCTGCAGGCTGGCTTTACGGTAGTCTATCAAGACATCATTATTGGTTCAGAGCTTAGCGAGGTCATCACCTATTATCACGATACCCCTGTGTCAGTTATCGTCTTATGTCCGAGACCGGATGTCGTGGCGGCGCGGGATACTGCACGTGAGAAGACGGGCTACGCCAACGAAGAAATGGTGCATGCGTTCGACCACGTTTTACGCACCGAGACACCACGACTCGGCTACTGGTTGGATACGTCCGATCTCACCGTTGCACAGACGGCTGATCATATCCTCAAACATCTTCCGCAAGCGGCTGTCCCGCTGCACTCAAGCAACGAGTAAACGTCACCGGCGTTGCCGACGAACATCACGTCAGAGTATCAGCCACTTGGTTCAAAGCTCCAAAACCAGCAGATGCTACTCTCATCTATAGACAATCTGAAGACGAAATATCCAAGCGAGCAAGAAGTTCCACCTTCACAGCATTTGAGAGGCTTTTACTGCAAAGCTGGCTGGATCGAAGCTCTCTACATTGATAATTTTCGTATTCACGAAAGACATTGCTATTCGTACACCGAGAATTCTTGGCATCACGAGTTACTTGTCCCATAGCATTAAGGTTGCTGACAGCGGTTTTCATATGAATAGACCACAAATCGTAGGGTGGGCATTGCTCAGAAAAGCCGATGAGATATTATAGCCGTTGCCAGGTAGATTAGGACATGAACTCATGAAAAAATATGGACATTACGAGACTTTCAAACTTCTTGACGAGTTAAGCATTTCCTGTTCCCTGTTCCCTGTTCCCTGTTCCCTGTTCCCTACGTCCTAATAGAGTTGGCTATAGCTATAATGAGCAATGCCCACCAGATCTGAAAACCGCTGTCAGGAGTATGTGAAGTAAAAAAGCCACCCAGAAAGGATGAGTGGCTCAGCTTATGCGATTTATGCGCTCAGATAGCGCTAATAGACCGTTCGCACCCTTGCGGTAAGCCGAAGAGTGCGTTTACGACTCAGGAATTAAACATCGTAATAGAGGGCAAATTCGTAGGGATGAGGACGTAACCGCATGGGGTTAACTTCATTATCTAACTTGTAAGAAATCCAAGTTTCAAGGAAGTCTTCGGTGAACACGCCTGATTCTGTTAAGAAAGCGTGGTCTTTCTCCAGTGCTTCCAATGCTAGTTCCAAAGAACCCGGAGTTGAAGGAACTTTCGCCAGTTCTTCAGGAGAAAGTTCATAAATATTCTTATCCAGAGGTTCACCTGGGTCGATTTTGTTCTTAATTCCATCTATTCCGGCACACAGCATCGCAGCAAATGCGAGGTAGGGGTTAGAAGTCGCATCAGGACAACGGAACTCCAACCGCTTGGCTTTGGGGTTAGTACCAGACAAAGGAATACGGATAGAAGCAGAACGGTTACCTTGGGAATAAGCCAAGTTTACAGGTGCTTCATAACCGGGTACCAAGCGCTTGTAAGAGTTGGTGGTGGGGTTAGTAATTGCTAGCAGTGCTGGTGCATGCTTGAGGATACCGCCAATGTAGTGCAACGCCATTTCACTCAAGCCAGCGTATTTATCTCCAGCAAACAGCGGTTGACCATCTTTCCAAATGGACTGGTGGGTGTGCATTCCAGAACCGTTATCGCCAAAAATTGGCTTAGGCATGAAGGTGACGGTCTTGCCATACTTCTTGGCTACGTTCTTGATGACATATTTATAAGTCATCAGCCAGTCAGCTGCTTCAATCAACTTACCAAACTTGAAGCCCAATTCGCACTGTCCACCAGTGGCTACTTCGTGGTGTTGCTTTTCAATTGGTACTCCGCACTTTGCCATTGTCAGCAGCATTTCTGTGCGAATATCCTGGAAAGTATCCGTAGGGGGAACTGGGAAGTAACCCTGTTTGAAGGGAGGTTTGTAACCCAGGTTAGGACCTTCTTCTTTGCCAGAATTCCAACGACCTTCAACTGAGTCTACGTAGTAGTAGCCTTGGTGCGCCGTTTGGTCAAAGCGGACATCATCAAAAATGAAAAATTCAGCTTCTGGACCAAAGAAAGCTGTTTCACCAAGACCAGTGGAAACTAAATAATCTATTGCTTTCTGGGCAATAACACGAGGACAACGGCTGTACCACTCACCTGTCCGTGGTTCCTTAATGCTACAAATGATACTCAGAGTTGGTTCTTGCATGAAAGGGTCGATCCAGGCAGTGTTTGGATCGAGTACCATCGACATGTCTGATTCATTGATGGTTTTCCAACCCCGGATACTAGAACCGTCGAAAGGTACGCCGTCTGTAAAGGAACTTTCATCGATTTGGTTATGGAAAAGCGTCAGGTGCTGCCAAATTCCTGGGGTATCGATGAATTTCAGATCAATCATCTGAATGTTATTGTCCTGAATCTGCTTCAGAACTTCTTGTGGGGTTGTCATGGTTACTCCTTAATCTGCCGATTTTTTAATAGTAAGACCAGAGTGTTCAAAGCATGTTGACCCCGCTTGTAAATCCACATCCATGAGCCACCTGCAATATCGTAAAGATTTGAATTTGGATGATTTTGTATTTTTTGTTACAAAATGTCAAGTTAAAAGATTATCTTTAACCTTTCCTTAACTAGTTTCACAAAAGTAGACAGTTGATCTCGCAGGGGTCAACTTTGGCATAGAATCCATAATTAGCGCTATAGATTGTTTTTGTGCTGGGGCTTTTTTTACAAGAGGCATAAATGCTAAAAGCAGTCAGATTAATATCAAACCATAGAAAGGATTAATTAGGAGAAAAAGAAATGCGGGATGCAGTAACCGGTTTAATTAAGAATTATGACGTTGCAGGTCGGTATTTCGACCGGAATGCCATTGACAGCCTTAAGTCTTACTTTCTAAGCGGTACCGCACGTGTGCAAGCAGCAGCGGCTATCAATTCAAATGCGGCGATAATTGTCAAGCAGGCTGGTTCTCAATTATTTGATGAACTGCCAGAGTTGATTCGCCCAGGTGGAAATGCCTACACCACTCGTCGTTATGCGGCTTGTTTGCGCGATATGGACTACTACCTACGCTATGCTAGCTATGCTCTTGTTGCTGGTAGTATGGATGTCTTAGATGAACGGGTGCTGCAAGGACTACGGGAAACTTACAATTCTTTGGGAGTGCCTATTGGTCCAACAGTTCGTGGTATCCAGATTATGAAGGAAATTGCGAAAGAGCAAGCGGCTGCAGCAGGTGTGACAGATACTTCCTTTGTCGATGAGCCATTTGACTACATGACTGAAGAGTTTAGCGAAACAGATGTTTAACAGTTATCAGTTATCAGTGAGCCAGCGCAGCAGGAGGGTCTCCAACGCCAGATACCTCTGTCGGGAAACCCTCCTATGGCACAAAGTGCCACGCTACGCTATCAGTACTGGCTCCTCCGTAGGCGACTGCGTTAGCGCAGCGGAACCGGAGGTTCTCCCCGAAGGGTTATCAGTTGCTTGATAACTGTTCACTGTTAACTGTTCACTGATTGAAATTGCTCTGTCAGTTTTTAAATCAGGCGAGTTTCCCTGAGGTAACTCGCTTTTTTCCACCTTCGCGATGCATACCGCACTAAAGCTGAAAATTCGCCACAATAGAAAGTGCCAACGATTGAGGCGCTGGTTATGGAAGAATTACTAGAGTTAAAAGATTTGTTGCTCAAAGGTGATGTACCAGGAGCGTTGGTCATCGTCGAAGAATTAGAAGAGATGAGCCGTAACGATATAATCAAGACAATTCGTAGCTACGCGATAATTCTGCTGTTGCATCTGATTAAACAGCAAGCCGAAAATCGTACAACTCGCTCTTGGGATGTCTCTATTCGTAATTCAGTTCGCGAAATTCAAAGAGAGAATAAGCGTCGTAAAGCAGGAGGTTTTTATTTAACTCCTGAAGAATTGGTGGAAACCCTGCAAGAAGCGTACTTAAATGCTATCGATGAGGCAACCCTCGAAGTAGAAGAGGGACGTTATCAACCAGAAGAATTAGAACAACTGGTTGATCGAGAAAAAATTATAAATAGTGCATTAAATTTAATAAAACCACAATAGATAAAGATAATTGGTTAAAAAACGACTCGACACTCTATTAGTAGAACTCAATTTAAGTTCGTCTCGCGCCTTAGCACAGCGCTTTATCCAAGCGGGAGAAGTCACGGTTAATGGTCAGATAATTGACAAGCCAGGTACGGAAGTTGATATTGCGGCTCAAATTCAAATTAAGGAGCGATCGCGCTTTGTTTCCCGAGGCGGCGAAAAGTTAGCAAAAGCATTGGAAGTCTTTGCTATTCCTGTAGAAGGACGAATTTGTTTTGATGGTGGTATCTCCACAGGTGGCTTCACTGATTGCTTGCTGCAAGCTGGGGCAAAGCTGGTTTATGGGGTTGACGTTGGTTATGGACAAGTTGACTGGCGTCTGCGAAATGATTCTCGCGTGGTTTTGAAGGAACGCACCAATTTACGGTATTTGACACCAGAACAGTTATATGTTATACTCTCCCGAACTTCTAAAGGGGGGGAATATGCTGATTTGGCGGTGGTTGATGTGTCGTTTATTTCCTTAACCAAGATTTTGCCTGCTTTGTGGCAGCTGCTGCAATCTCCTCGGGAGGCTGTATTGTTAGTGAAACCCCAATTTGAAGTGGGAAAAAACCGCGTTGGTAAAAAAGGCGTTGTGCGTGACTCTAAAGACCAAGCCGAGGCAATTTTTCAGGTGTTGCAAGCGGCTGGTGAATTAGGATGGAAGTACAAAGGTTTGACTTGGTCACCTCTTACTGGTCCTGCTGGGAATATCGAGTATTTATTGTGGCTGGGTATGGAAAGTGAAACTCCACCCCCTGATTTAGAAGTCCTACAACAAATGACTCAATCTGCAGCATCTGAACTTCGAGACAAATAACCTCTTGGCGTCCTTGGCACGCCAGTTGCTACCCCAAATATCCCCCTAACTCTTGCCGCAAACGATACAAAATCGTATTTGGTTCCACTTCAGCTAAGATTTCTTTAATAACTGTACTCGCTCCCAATTGTCCCCAAGAACAGCCTTTTTCTAAATAGACTTGTGCTGCTTTTCCCACAGTATATGCTCCGTAGCCTGCGATACCAGCTTGCGTCATTGCAGTTCCCGCATAAGCAGTGATATTTATTGGGTTTTCTCCAGAAGCAATTGCAGCTGTACTCTTACCCAAACCTAACAGGAAACTGCTACCTAGTTCTCCCAGCAGTAAGCCACCAGAGCTTAATAAAATCGTTTTTAAAAAATTTCCTGCTTCGTACCCAGTCATTGGTAAGCCGTACAGGCGTGCAAGTGAGCGAATCAAAGCTAAATCGGCAACTGTTCCGCCTAGAACATCTAACAAGGGGATGGGATTTAGTCCTACTGCTAAAGCTTTGTATTTGGTAAATCGCCAAATCAGGTCTTCTGCTTGTTGTTGGCGAAAGTCGATGGTTTTTTGGGCGATCGCCTCTTGTGCATCTCGTGCTTGGATGAGTGCGTTTAAAGCAAGAAGCGATCGCCCCTCACGATTGAGAATTTTAAGAATTGTTTCTTTTAATTCGTCTATTTGTGGTGGTGGAGTCTCCCATTCATGTGCGACACTACCATCAGACCATTCAACCCGTACTTCCATCGGTGCAGGTTCCGCCGCCACCATCACAATTTCATCAGGTTTTAAGGGTTTTCCCTGGGGATTTCCTGCACCCAACTGTTGTAAATTATTGTAAATTGTTGTTTTGTCTGTATCTGGGTAAAGGTCTATTTTGTTGAACACCAAAATTAAAGGTTTTTGTGCTTGACGCAATTCACACAGCATCTCGTACTCAGTGCGAGTGATATCACCAGATACGACAAAGAGAATCAAATCTGCCTGACGCACGACTTCTCGCGCCATTTGTGCCCGAGATGCACCCTCAATTTCATCTAATCCTGGTGTATCAATTAACTCCACCTGCACCTTACCACCAGGATTCCAGCGTACAGAACGGGGGTACTGAGTCACACCGTTAAGAGGACCAGTTTGTAAAATCTTTTGTCCCAGTAAAGCATTCAACACCGCTGACTTTCCACGACTCACCAAACCAAAAACAGCAATACGAACCAGGTTATAGTCTAGTTTGTTAAGTGTCGAGGTCAAAAGTTCCAATTCTGGTTTGACCAAACCTGCTAATTGTGAGTTTGATGACGACTGTCCCGGTTTACGAAGATTTCCATACCAAGACAGCGCAAGGCTTAGACTAGCACGCGCACGGTTTAAGTGAGTTTCTTGGACGTTCTTTGACACTGGATTTATTTGAGTCAATACTATACCAATTTTATATTTTGCGAAAAGTTTTGAGACTGATTTTGGATTGGAAACATCAAGCTAACAGCCGACTCCTAATCGCAAAATACGGGTATCGTTAGGTTTAATGGCAGGAGTGCAATCTATTGCTACAAGGTAAGTAGAAAATTAAAGATACCAAATTACCACTCATCTTGTACTGGGGTTTTTAGCGGCTAAATTTAGTCTCTATCAAATTATTCAGGAGTTTCCAAAGTTGGTTCATACTGCAAATAGTTGGTTGTTTGCATTATAGCTACGATTAGTCTGATTTGGAGACTGTTAGATTTTCAGTCTCGGTTTTTTTTGCGATCTGTTTTTGCGATCTGTGTTTCTTCTTAATTTCAGCAGAAAAATATAACGTAAGGGTGACGACTAATTTTTTTTGTTTTAGGATTATGTTTAAAGCGGCTACATTACTTGAAAATGAGGAAAAATAGTACATCCAAATGTAAATATAGATTCATTAATGAATTTCCTTTAGTTCCCTTTTAACTTTCTACATTAAATTATTTTGAGGTTTCACATATGAGCAGCTTTCATTCCAGGAAGGCACCAAAATGGTTGAAACATTTTATCACCAACGCCAACAATTCATTAACAGGAAAATATAATTTATATAGGGGTAAAAAACTTAATTTTTTAAAAGTCATTTTGATACTCGAAACGTCAGTTCTTCCAACAATTCTTCCTTGGGTAATCTTTTGTGGCATGTATGGATTTATTGTAACAATATTATGCAAGCGTTTTGATTTTTTTAATGGCTTCACAAATAAGAATGGTGTTCTTACAAATGCTATTTTTGCTTTCAATATTGGTTTTAGTTTGTTATTGGTATTCCGGACAAATACAGCGAATGAGCGGTTTTGGGAAGGTCGTAAACTTTGGGGTTCTTTAGTTAATGCAACTCGTAACCTGGCTCAGGGAATTTATGTAATAGTTAAAGAGAAATCACATAAAGATAAAGTTAAAAAAGAGGCAACAATTCGGCTATTAGTTGCTTTCGCTGTCGCGATGAAGTTACATCTTAGGGCAGAACCTTTGGACGAGCAGTTAGCGTCCTTAATTTCCGAAATGCAGTATTTAAAACTTAAAGAAACTCATCATCCTCCTTTACAAATTTCCTTATGGATTAGAGATTATTTGCAGTATCAACACGAGCATAATTCTCTAGATATTTATCAGTTGACTGCCTTACATAACTTGGTGAATGAGTTAGTAGATATTTTGGGTGGCTGTGAACGCATTTTAAAAACTCCAATGCCTTTGATATATAGTATTGTACTAAAACAATTATTATTAATTTTCTGTCTAGTATTGCCTCTTGAAATAGTCGGTGATTTAGGTTGGTGGACTGGTATCGTTACGGCTTTTATCACGTTCATTTTATTAAGTATTGAAGAAATTGGCTCAGAAATCGAAGAGCCTTTCGGGCACGATCCCAGTGATCTACCGTTAGATGTGATTTGCAATACAATCCAACGAAATCTTGAAGAGTTAATTAGCCTCGCTCCTAGTAGTAATGAGTTTGACTGGCGAGCTTAAGACTATAAACTGAAAATTATCAAATCTTTAATGCGCGTAGGGGCTTGTACCCTTTATACTCCTTACTCAGCCTTCCTATAACCTTCAACAGCAGCAACTGTGACATTAATAAACGGATTATCAAGCACTTCCTTAAACGCCTCAATTAATGCAGCCTCAGTAGCACTGCGTAAACGTTGCCAGGTGGTTGGCTTGTCGTGCTTGATATGGGCTATTGCTTGATTGGCGATCGCTCGCTTTTCAGGTTCAGTAGTTGGATAAGTCACAGATAGTTGATTTAGCAATTCCTGAATCTCTTTCGCTGCTTCCGCCAGATTTTGTTTTTGTTCTGGCGCGTAGTTGTGTTGAATGCCAACTTGATCGTGCTGGATGGTAACATCTCCTGTGTTGACATTGCCAGGAGCTTGATTGAAATGAAAACTATTTTGGTATTTAGAAGTTTCTGACATAGTTTTAATCCTTGTTATTTAGTTGGTTGTGCTGAGTTCCAATTTGATTTCCG
This portion of the Brasilonema sennae CENA114 genome encodes:
- a CDS encoding bestrophin family protein, which gives rise to MSSFHSRKAPKWLKHFITNANNSLTGKYNLYRGKKLNFLKVILILETSVLPTILPWVIFCGMYGFIVTILCKRFDFFNGFTNKNGVLTNAIFAFNIGFSLLLVFRTNTANERFWEGRKLWGSLVNATRNLAQGIYVIVKEKSHKDKVKKEATIRLLVAFAVAMKLHLRAEPLDEQLASLISEMQYLKLKETHHPPLQISLWIRDYLQYQHEHNSLDIYQLTALHNLVNELVDILGGCERILKTPMPLIYSIVLKQLLLIFCLVLPLEIVGDLGWWTGIVTAFITFILLSIEEIGSEIEEPFGHDPSDLPLDVICNTIQRNLEELISLAPSSNEFDWRA